One stretch of Lucilia cuprina isolate Lc7/37 chromosome 6, ASM2204524v1, whole genome shotgun sequence DNA includes these proteins:
- the LOC111678129 gene encoding dnaJ homolog subfamily C member 13 isoform X2 has product MVPPKESIDLECFLVTKHSWKGKYKRILAIGNVGISTYNPDKLDLTNRWSYSDIVSAAPTKSSNIPNEFVLTVKKDKKLDSIKLSSEYRNDILTSILKYYKEFADKPKNSQRFSAYKYHWSGISLPTMLEVTPCSLDQLDPTTNEILASYMYKDIEGIIGISDYEGGIVMAYGGFSRLHLFRAINHHEVVQNIAQKSTQFLGIDIKILKSQITLEQFERQRFGKYSGDQFQTSMTEFTVQKHTPRHPDPVKRILCLTETTLLERDPQTYSVCTLRPLSDVFALIRDKDNLQKFCIEYKNGVVRTYTTNDRDSLLATLLDAVRSSGNQDVHIRITNTPRGKRYVPLSSNVDEETEANLLRLVINNFQNPAKRYEVLERFNANVPHSGLNYSVTQDSLFAENKEKLILSALQSLAQKEMDNPTAQLTNFELEAIFHGLTRLLASKTGYAAFTNLPGFREIIGTKIVAALRRKDLAVTYSAIDMINSLMHSVNADHDLKQEQLNKSSILSSKSFLETLLNMWTNHVSHGSGALVLSAMLDFLTFALCVPYSETTDGKQFDILLELIAERGRYLYKLFQHPSLAIVKGAGLVLRAIIEEGEQKVAEQMQSLALDEAALCRHLLVALYTPSNDPTLATHRQLSRHLIGLWITDNLEAMELFKRIFPAGLLMFLESEETVPETDVEEDKLNFRDNLKFAIQHSNKTRKNVIEKHLQGIKHWGMNLIEQQDSAALAIKNRPVVLRNRRQRKKTSDAIVNLPFFFYNFSRDHSIPNLIWNHKTREELRICLENELRQFINDRDLAGNMIVAWNYQEFEVTYQCLADEIQIGDYYIRLILEKDDWPQNLVKDPIELFNALYRRVLCRQRVNDDQLTVTSLQALAKVYKRYHKEIGQFGDMSYILQLSDRCFSPSLRDALINLISCLVLEKSNCRPLVDHVQCLVDLITLAHLHQGRAQPNTKTNVIEAGPNMQQYEEKDWYYNIEKEGQKPERQGPITYSELKELWSKGVITPKTRCWAIGMDGWRSLQQIPQLKWCLIAKGQPLYNETELSSMILDILIKCTSFFPSRTQNGQAVLIPGPKLSRKLSEFICLPHIVQVCLTHDPGLLERVATLLCQIMQDNPEMPKVYLTGVFYFMLMYSGSNILPITKFLKMTHMKQGFRSEESSQSGIMHRSILGQLLPEAMVCFLENYSAEKFAEIFLGEFDTPEVIWSSEMRRLLIEKIAAHIADFTPRLRGHTMARYPYLAIPAISYPQLENELFCHIYYLRHLCDTQKFPNWPISDPVQLLKHTLDAWRKEVEKKPPQMTVQQAYNDLGIDLNKHPKPDESMIRKSYYRLAQMYHPDKNPNGREIFEKVNQAYEFLCSRNVWSSGGPDPNNIVLILRTQSILFERYADVLRPYKYAGYPQLIKTIRLETKDDDLFSKETQLLTAASELCYHTVHCSALNAEELRREEGIEALLEAYDRCVSIMGADSKPDSLHYQVISNVTRCFEVACNFEKCKQKIITLPRLMSDVCRVVYFKHTLSVSLVTSLAANNYELQCNLICNGVLWSLLLFCFEYDYTLDESGVEASDKTNQQQQANTLAKMAILACISLAGYGLEVRTTPETKSLASSENNSPTASAAATSIKAPSIPPKPKTAYTQNAQNPLNKQLAITSGQEGNNANVVSKQDSTASEKSEAGTPEQNAKALDLLRQKYVVTSEAQNTVVKQVLDRLLTKYIANKLTKEKDSEILKILTSNTRNPYLIWDNGTRAQLLDFLEQQRSSAVKETFEDIAEIYELVAQFEFDAHKDELQIGGVFIRIYNDMPTFPIVNPKQFTFDLLEYLKQAYHYMKNVKNSNTIAYSEPVSPTLSGSGDGILKPTLAPNHPQLKQHKTGNTFDEVLNAYNRSKSRKKLETEAMMEQQQIQSQYKYDFANDNQVEQHIIMVLKALIAVIKANHEVEIQCIGNFDMIFGFLAHNLFAENTTIKTVALEVVALVSRNKDCVTEIAACEVLGNFLVALKDPDLKASQQKVLETMSGLMNVQEMIKEAQMKGAVIYLLDMFCNSRNPLLREMCAEIMAKMTADRLSGPKVRITISKFLPALFVDAMIESPQTSVQLFESIHEHPELIWNDKTRNTVCDAVNDMCQSFYRAQKLNSRHLWKDPEILKDIVSNEVVVAGVYLRLFVANPAWTLRKPKQFLSDLLDFVVEQISKSSSEKDVLDLSTNALVELLRSQPNLADDIPVLGHIPKLFNLLTVQPKNTLSVLHQLSLSEFCVSAVSQTECIMPLKKCMEHHRDCIEKSCETLSRLFKYQHDSLISQSLEVGLIPFLLGLLDSRLDYVDNASAVKAQIVAALKGMTHNLNYGDRVTQILLKHPVWAEFKDQRHDLFITDTNIRGYLTGINPTAGYLTQGPAQNVEVLTSPPPIDRDDPSARPPED; this is encoded by the exons ATGGTGCCTCCTAAGGAGAGCATAGATTTGGAATGTTTTTTAGTAACAAAACATTCCTGGAAAGGGAAATACAAACGTATATTAGCCATAGGCAATGTGGGTATATCAACCTATAATCCTGACAAATTGGATTTAACCAATCGATGGTCCTATTCTGATATTGTATCAGCAGCACCTACAAAATCCTCAAAT ATTCCCAATGAATTTGTATTGACtgttaaaaaagataaaaaacttgATTCAATTAAACTAAGCTCTGAGTATCGTAATGATATTTTAACATCTATATTGAAATACTACAAAGAATTTGCTGATAAACCAAAAAATTCTCAA CGTTTCTCTGCTTATAAATATCACTGGTCCGGCATTAGTTTACCCACAATGTTGGAAGTAACGCCCTGCTCATTAGATCAATTGGATCCTACAACCAATGAAATATTAGCCAGTTATATGTACAAGGATATTGAAGGCATAATAG GGATTTCGGATTATGAAGGCGGCATTGTTATGGCCTATGGTGGCTTTAGTCGTCTACATCTGTTCAGGGCCATCAATCATCATGAAGTGGTGCAAAATATCGCACAGAAATCAACGCAATTCTTGGGCATagatataaaaatcttaaaatcacAGATAACATTGGAACAATTTGAAAGACAAAGATTTGGTAAATATAG CGGCGATCAATTTCAAACTTCTATGACTGAGTTTACGGTACAAAAACATACACCACGTCATCCGGATCCTGTTAAACGTATACTCTGCCTAACGGAGACAACACTCTTGGAACGTGATCCTCAGACTTATAGTGTTTGTACACTACGACCTCTATCCGATGTTTTTGCATTGATACGTGATAAAGATAATTTGCAAAAGTTTTGTATTGAATATAAGAACGGTGTAGTGCGTACGTATACAACGAATGATCGTGATTCACTTTTGGCCACATTATTGGATGCTGTACGTTCGAGTGGCAATCAAGATGTTCATATACGCATTACTAATACACCACGCGGTAAACGTTATGTTCCGCTTAGCAGCAATGTTGACGAAGAAACCGAAGCAAATCTTTTGCGTTtggttataaataattttcaaaatcctgCTAAACGTTATGAGGTATTGGAGCGTTTTAATGCCAATGTACCACATAGTGGTTTAAATTATAGTGTAACACAAGAT AGTCTTTTTGCTgagaataaagaaaaacttatattgaGTGCTCTGCAGTCTTTGGCACAAAAAGAGATGGACAATCCCACAGCCCAGTTAACAAATTTCGAACTAGAAGCCATATTTCATGGCCTAACACGTCTATTGGCCAGCAAAACTGGTTATGCTGCATTTACCAATCTACCCGGATTTCGAGAGATTATTGGCACAAAAATTGTAGCCGCTTTAAGGCGAAAAGATTTGGCCGTTACTTACTCAGCCATCGATATGATAAATTCTCTAATGCATTCGGTCAATGCTGATCATGATTTAAAGCAAGAACAATTGAATAAATCGTCCATATTATCATCGAAATCATTTTTGGAAACCTTACTTAATATGTGGACCAATCATGTTAGCCATGGCAGTGGAGCATTGGTTCTATCGGCCATGTTAGATTTCTTAACATTTGCCCTATGTGTGCCTTATTCAGAGACAACGGATGGCAAACAAtttgatatattattggaattgATAGCCGAAAGGGGTCGCTATTTATATAAACTCTTTCAGCATCCTTCTTTGGCTATAGTCAAGGGAGCCGGTTTGGTATTGAGAGCCATTATAGAGGAGGGTGAACAAAAAGTAGCCGAACAAATGCAATCGTTGGCTTTAGATGAGGCTGCTTTATGTAGACATTTGCTGGTTGCATTATATACACCCTCAAATGATCCTACTTTGGCCACTCATCGTCAGCTATCTAGACATTTAATTGGTCTTTGGATAACGGACAATTTAGAGGCCATGGAATTGTTTAAACGcatattt CCTGCTGGCTTATTAATGTTTCTGGAATCGGAAGAAACGGTGCCTGAAACTGATGTTGAAgaagacaaattaaattttagagataatttaaaatttgccaTACAACATTCCAATAAAACACGTAAAAATGTGATTGAAAAGCATTTACAG ggcaTTAAGCACTGGGGCATGAATTTAATTGAACAACAAGATTCTGCTGCTCTAGCTATAAAAAATCGTCCCGTTGTTTTGCGCAATCGACGACAACGTAAAAAGACTTCTGATGCTATAGTGAATCTAccgtttttcttttataatttttcgagAGATCATAGTATACCTAATTTAATATGGAATCATAAG ACTCGTGAGGAATTGCGCATTTGCTTGGAAAATGAATTGCGGCAATTTATAAATGATCGTGATTTGGCGGGTAATATGATAGTTGCTTGGAATTATCAAGAATTTGAAGTAACATATCAg TGTTTGGCCGATGAAATTCAAATAGGCGACTATTACATACGTTTGATATTAGAAAAGGATGATTGGCCACAGAATCTAGTAAAAGATcc CATTGAACTGTTTAATGCTTTATATCGTCGAGTTCTGTGCCGTCAACGTGTCAATGATGATCAATTGACGGTAACATCTTTACAGGCTTTGGCAAAAGTCTATAAACGTTATCATAAGGAAATTGGACAATTTGGTGATATGTCTTATATCTTGCAGTTGAGCGATAGA tGTTTTTCTCCCTCCTTAAGAGATGCTCTTATAAATCTTATATCGTGTTTAGTATTGGAAAAATCCAATTGTCGGCCTCTAGTAGATCATGTACAATGTTTAGTGGATCTCATAACATTGGCTCATTTGCATCAGGGTCGTGCTCAACCAAATACCAAAACTAATGTTATTGAGGCCGGTCCCAACATGCAACAATATGAGGAAAAAGATTGGtattataatatagaaaaagaagGACAAAAGCCAGAGCGGCAAGGACCTATAACTTACTCGGAATTAAAGGAATTATGGTCTAAAGGTGTTATTACACCCAAAACGAGATGTTGGGCTATTGGCATGGATGGTTGGCGTTCTCTGCAACAAATACCACAACTTAAATGGTGCCTTATAGCCAAAGGCCAACCGTTATACAATGAGACGGAGCTATCCTCTATGATCTTAGATATTCTCATCAAATGTACCAGTTTCTTTCCATCACGCACTCAAAACGGTCAAGCTGTGCTCATACCAGGTCCAAAATTATCACGTAAACTTTCTGAATTCATTTGTTTGCCACACATTGTTCAAGTGTGCTTGACTCATGATCCCGGTTTGTTGGAACGTGTCGCTACACTATTGTGTCAAATTATGCAGGACAATCCGGAAATGCCTAAAGTCTATTTGACGGGCGTTTTCTATTTTATGCTCATGTATAGCGGTAgcaatattttacccataacGAAATTCCTTAAAATGACTCACATGAAACAAGGTTTCCGCAGTGAAGAATCATCACAATCCGGCATAATGCATCGTAGTATATTGGGTCAATTGCTGCCCGAAGCTATGGTTTGCTTTTTGGAAAACTATAGTGCTGAGAAATTTGCCGAAATCTTTTTGGGTGAATTCGATACGCCCGAGGTGATATGGAGTTCGGAAATGCGAAGACTGCTGATAGAGAAGATTGCAGCACATATTGCAGATTTTACACCGCGTCTAAGAGGTCATACAATGGCCAG ATATCCCTATCTTGCCATACCAGCTATAAGCTATCCTCAATTGGAAAATGAACTATTCTGCCATATTTATTACTTGAGACATCTCTGTGATACTCAAAAATTCCCCAATTGGCCCATTTCGGATCCTGTACAGCTACTAAAACACACATTAGATGCCTGGCGTAAGGAAGTCGAAAAGAAACCTCCTCAAATGACCGTCCAACAGGCATACAATGATTTAGGCATCGATTTGAACAAACATCCCAAACCCGACGAATCGATGATACGTAAAAGTTATTATCGTTTAGCGCAAATGTATCATCCGGATAAAAATCCCAATGGtcgagaaattttcgaaaaagttAATCAAGCTTATGAGTTTCTATGCTCGCGTAATGTCTGGAGTTCAGGAGGACCAGATCCCAataatattgtgctaatattgaGAACACAAAGTATTTTATTTGAACGTTATGCGGATG tATTGCGTCCTTATAAATATGCTGGTTATCCTCAGCTTATAAAAACCATACGTTTGGAGACTAAAGACGATGATTTATTCTCCAAAGAAACACAATTACTTACGGCAGCCTCTGAGCTTTGCTATCATACCGTACATTGTTCCGCCTTAAATGCCGAAGAGTTGAGACGAGAAGAAGGTATTGAAGCCTTGTTGGAAGCTTATGATAGATGTGTTTCAATTATGGGTGCTGACTCTAAACCCGATTCTCTACACTATCAAGTTATTTCGAATGTAACACGTTGTTTTGAAGTTGCCTGTAATTTCGAAAAATGTAAACAGAAAATTATCACTCTACCACGTCTCATGTCCGATGTGTGTCGTGTGGTCTATTTCAAACATACGCTATCCGTTAGTTTGGTAACAAGTTTGGCAGCAAACAATTATGAATTACAGTGTAATTTAATTTGCAATGGTGTACTCTGGTCCCTTTTGCTTTTCTGTTTCGAATATGATTATACCCTGGATGAGAGTGGCGTGGAGGCTAGTGATAAAACGAATCAACAGCAACAAGCTAATACCTTAGCTAAAATGGCCATACTTGCCTGTATATCTTTAGCCGGTTATGGTCTCGAAGTACGTACAACACCGGAAACAAAATCCCTTGCATCTTCGGAAAACAATTCACCCACAGCCAGTGCTGCTGCAACAAGCATAAAAGCACCCTCTATACCACCTAAACCCAAAACGGCATACACGCAAAATGCACAAAATCCTTTAAATAAACAGCTAGCCATAACATCGGGCCAGGAAGGTAATAATGCGAATGTGGTTAGTAAACAAGATTCAACAGCCAGTGAGAAATCAGAAGCCGGCACACCCGAACAAAATGCCAAGGCTTTGGATTTATTGCGTCAAAAGTATGTGGTAACTTCCGAAGCACAGAATACAGTGGTTAAACAAGTGCTGGATCGCTTGCTGACCAAATATATTgctaataaattaacaaaagaaaaggATAGCGAG ATATTAAAAATACTCACCTCCAATACACGTAATCCCTATTTAATATGGGATAATGGTACTAGAGCTCAATTATTAGATTTCCTAGAACAGCAACGTTCGTCAGCGGTTAAGGAAACCTTTGAAGATATAGCAGAGATTTACGAATTAGTAGCACAATTTGAATTCGATGCACACAA AGATGAATTACAAATTGGTGGCGTATTTATACGAATCTACAACGATATGCCCACATTTCCTATAGTTAATCCTAAGCAATTTACATTCGATTTATTGGAATACCTTAAGCAAGCCTATCACtatatgaaaaatgttaaaaattccaATACCATAGCATATTCAGAACCAGTTTCACCCACACTTAGTGGTTCGGGTGATGGTATTCTCAAGCCCACATTAGCACCCAATCATCCGCAATTGAAACAGCATAAGACAGGCAATACTTTCGATGAAGTTCTTAACGCCTATAATCGTTCAAAGAGTCGCAAAAAATTGGAAACTGAAGCTATGATGGAGCAGCAACAAATACAAAGTCAATATAAATATGATTTTGCCAATGATAATCAAGTGGAACAGCATATAATAATGGTGCTTAAGGCCTTGATAGCTGTCATTAAGGCTAATCATGAGGTAGAAATACAATGTATAGGAAATTTCGATatgatttttggatttttggcTCATAATTTGTTTGCTGAG AATACTACCATTAAAACTGTGGCTTTAGAAGTTGTGGCCTTGGTATCACGCAACAAGGATTGTGTTACAGAAATTGCTGCCTGTGAGGTTTTGGGCAATTTCTTGGTGGCACTTAAAGATCCCGACCTTAAAGCTAGCCAGCAAAAAGTTTTGGAAACTATGTCTGGTCTTATGAATGTACAGGAAATGATTAAGGAAGCACAAATGAAAGGTGCTGTTATATATTTGCTCGACATGTTTTGCAATTCCCGTAATCCTTTGTTAAGAGAAATGTGTGCAGAAATAATGGCCAAAATGACTGCTGATCGTTTGAGTGGTCCTAAG GTGCGCATAacaatttccaaatttttacCCGCTCTATTTGTGGATGCAATGATTGAATCGCCACAAACTTCGGTGCAATTGTTTGAGTCTATACATGAACATCCCGAATTAATATGGAATGATAAAACACGCAATACAGTTTGTGATGCTGTTAATGATATGTGTCAAAG TTTCTATCGCGCACAAAAATTGAATTCCAGACACTTGTGGAAGGATCCTGAAATCCTTAAAGATATCGTTTCAAATGAAGTGGTTGTAGCTGGTGTTTATTTGCGTCTATTTGTAGCAAATCCTGCCTGGACTTTACGCAAACCCAAGCAGTTCTTATCAGATCTCCTAGATTTCGTGGTGGAGCAAATTAGTAAAAGTTCTTCGGAg AAAGATGTTTTAGATTTGTCTACTAATGCTTTAGTAGAACTTTTACGTTCTCAACCCAATTTGGCCGATGATATTCCTGTTTTGGGTCACATACCCAAACTTTTTAACTTGCTGACCGTACAACCAAAGAATACATTATCAGTATTACATCAACTATCACTATCAGAG TTTTGTGTCAGCGCTGTTTCTCAAACGGAATGCATTATGCCTTTAAAGAAATGCATGGAACATCATAGAGATTGTATAGAGAAATCCTGTGAGACCTTAAGtcgtttatttaaatatcaacaT GATTCCTTAATTAGTCAATCTTTGGAAGTTGGTCTTATACCTTTTCTTTTGGGTTTACTAGATAGTCGTTTGGATTATGTAGACAATGCATCAGCTGTTAAAGCACAAATTGTGGCGGCGCTCAAAGGCATGACTCATAATCTTAACTATGGTGATCGTGTAACACAAATTTTACTCAAACATCCAGTATGGGCTGAGTTTAAGGATCAACGGCATGATCTATTTATAACCGATACAAATATAAGAGGATATCTAACGG GTATCAATCCTACTGCAGGCTACCTCACTCAAGGGCCAGCACAAAATGTTGAAGTGCTGACCTCACCACCACCTATCGATCGTGATGATCCCTCTGCTAGACCACCAGAGGATTAA